A window of Chloroflexota bacterium genomic DNA:
ATCACTTCCTGTGTAGATCCAGTAGTCCACGTATTGCCACAGGCACAGATAACCTTGGCTTGCGGATAATATTTGGGATGAATATCTTTCTTCATTGTTTCCCTACTGCCTCTCTGGATAGACACTTACACGCTTTTTGTTGCGTGTGATGTCCTCGAATTTCACATAGCCGTCAACAGTGGCAAAGATCGTATAGTCTTTGCCCATATCCACGTTCAACCCAGGGTAGAACCTGGTTCCGCGCTGACGCACGATAATAGTGCCGCTGCGCACCAACTCCCCATCGAAACGCTTCACACCGAGGCGCTTCGATTCACTATCACGGTTATTGCGGTTGCTACCGCCGCTCTTCTTGTGTGCCATGCCCAAACCTCCTCAAGAAACGCAGAATCCCGCTCTGCATAAGCTAACTAGATATTGATCGCCTCAATGCGCAGGCGCGTATATGACTGTCGGTGTCCTTTCTTGACCCGATAGCGCTGCTTGGGACGGAAGCGGAAGATAACTGCCTTACGCTTGAGACCATGCCCCAAGACTGTAGCCGTTACGGAAGCGCCTTTTACCGTCGGCTGGCCAACCTGAACTTTTTCTCCGTCCGCCAAGAGGAGCACACGCTCCAGAGTTACGCTTTGGCCTTGTGCTACCGGCAGCTTCTCCACCTCAACGGTCTGCCCCACTTCTACTTTGTACTGTTTGCCCCCTGTTTCCACAACAGCGTACACCAAATACCTCCAAAGAGAAACATTTACCCCGCTCGCAGGCACAAAAAAAGCTCGCACCTGCGTAGCGGAACTGGAGTATAGCCAGAAGTGGCTATTTTGTCAAAAACCGCTAACGCCCCTGCTGGGATAGTTCACGTGAAAACCAACTAGCGCTTGCCCAACCAGCCTCAAGCCTACGTCTCGCGCACGTCAACGAGTTGGATGCCCAGCTTCTCGAACTCAGGCCACAGTTTTTCCTTGTCCACATCCTGAATTTTCATCGTGATGAGGCGGTTGCTGGGATCCTCTCCCAGGAAAGTGCCCAGTGCTACGATGTTGCCCCCCATTTTGGCCACTTCCTGTGCCATGGCAGCAAGCATTCCCTTTCTTTCAGGCACCAGCAAGGTGAAGCGAGTGCCCTGCGCACGTGCTCCCAGCAACTCGAGGAAAACTTTGAACAAATCCGTCTCCGTAATAATGCCGACTAATTGATCCCCACGCATCACAGGCAGACCACCAATCTTGTTGTCTACCATGATTCGTGCTGCCTCTTCCAAAGGGCAGTCCTCACAGATGGTGATAACCTCTTTGGTCATCAGTTCGCGGACCGTGATCTTGGATGTCAGGTAATTGATTTCCCATACGCTTAGCGAGGTGGCCGGCGATGGCGAGGCATAGAGCAAGTCTTTCTCTGAAACAATACCGACAAGCTTGCCATCCTTGTTCAGGACCGGTAACCGCCGCACCTTGTTGTCGCGCATGATCTTGAGTGCATCATATAGCGACGTATCTTCCCTGACCGTAATTGGATTGTGGGTCATTCTCTCGCGGATTAACATTTGCTCGCCTCCTTCGCATTCAATATTGAATTAGTTTCTGCCGTCAGTTCAGTGCCGACAGCATTCATCTTTTTCCACAGGCTTTAACACCTGTACTTTGCTTTCCCTTCTTCGTAGGCATCTCCGCCATAGGCATCATTGGCTACGATTGCTGGCAATTGCTCTAGCTCCAAGCGCAAGATGGCCTCTGGCCCCAAATCTTCATAAGCAACGAGTGCCGCCTTCTTCACTTTGCTGGCCAGCAGGGCAGCTATACCCCCTGGAACGGCAAAATAGACTGCCTTATATCGCCGCAGCGCCTCCCGCACCTCCATGGAGCGTTTGCCCTTGCCAATCATCCCCTTTAAGCCTGCTGCAAGCAACGCAGGCGTATAGGAGTCCATCCGACCACTAGTTGTCGGCCCTGCTGAACCAATCGGCTTGCCTGGCCTTGCTGGTGATGGCCCCATATAATACACGATTTGGCCGCGTAGGTCAAAGGGCAGTGGCTCCTCCTGCTGCAATGCTTCCACCAGACGCTTGTGTGCAGCATCGCGGGCCACATAGACCATGCCATTGATAGCGACTCTCTCTCCCGCTTTCAGCTGCGCAATCACTTCGTCCGTCAAAGGAGCAGCAATCTGCAGCGGCTTTTTGCTATGGCTTGGCTCGCTCAATCGCCTCTACCTCCATAATCTGCGCATCGCCCTCCACCGTTTTGCTCATGACCCCAATGACTACTACTTTGCTCCTCATGTACGCATCCAGGTCCAGTCCGCTTTCCTTAGCGCTCAGCAGGCAAATGAGCTTGCCTTCGCGATCAACCAAGACATGGGTGCCCTGCATGTAGATCGAAGGCCCCAGTTCTTGGATATATCCCCTGCGCAGGGACAGACGACGGGGCTCAGTGGACGCCTTGACAGCCCGCACTGTGATCTCCTTCATCCAGGGGCTGAGCTCAACAATTTCCCCGGTCACTCGAGCAGTCTCACCAAGAAACTTTCTCACTTCTTCGACCTCCCCTCCCTTGACAACGTAAGTAATCCGCGATTTGGACAGCCACTGCACGCCAATGATCAACTGCCCATCATCGCTCATCACCAGTCCCTCTACTTCGCCCCAATACGCCTCTCTAAGAGTGGGCGTAGGGACTAACGTGGGAGTGGGCGGAACGGGTGTTGACGTTGGGGGTGGTGTCAGAGATGGAGTAGCCGTGGGCTGGCGCATCGGAGCGCATGCAGCAGTAAAGAGCAAAAGTATGCCCAGCATGAGGATCATCGCCCAAGCGAAGGCGACCTTACGCCATCGGTGCATTCGCGCACCTCGTTGAATCCATTCCACGAGCGTGGATTGCCTACACATATTACAACACCGCCTCACTACGCCGCGCGGCATGACATTGCAGATTCACGGCAACAGGCAAACTGGCAATGTGGCAAGGATGGCTGTTGACATGCACTGCCAAAGCGGTAATATTCCCCCCCAGACCCTGCGGCCCAATGCCAAGGCAGTTTACCCGTTGCAGAATTTCTGCTTCCAAAGCAGCGTCTTCGGGATCCTCGCTAGGCTTGCCTACTTCGCGCAGCAAAGCCTCCTTGGCCAGCAAAAGCGCGTAATCTGCCGTTCCGCCTATGCCTACACCAACGATAACTGGCGGGCAGGGATCCGCACCAGACTCATCCACAACTCTGACCACAAAGTCAATGATCCCTTGCCGCCCCATGGCTGGCGCCATCATCTGTAAATAGCTCTTGTTCTCGCTGCCACCACCCTTGGGCATCACCGTAATACGGAGCCGATCTCCAGGCACGATTTTGGTATGGATAATCGGAGGCGTGTTATCCTTCGTGTTCACGCGCAGCGAATAGGGTCGCTCCACCACTGATTTGCGCAGATAGCCCTGTTGGTACCCGCGCCGCACCCCTTCCGCTATACATTGGTTCAGATCTCCGCCAACAACGTGCACGTCTTGCCCTAATTCCAGAAAGACCACGGTGTAGCCAGTGTCTTGACATAGCGGGAACTCGCCGCGTCGGGCAATTTCCGCATTCTCGAGAATTTGACGCAAGAACTCGCGCCCTGTTGGAGACCTTTCTGTCTTAAGTGCCTTCTGCACCGCTTGTGTCACATCCTGGGGCAGATGGTAACATGCTTCGATACACAAACTCGCCACTGTCTCTGCAATTTGTCCACAATCAATCTCGCGCATGCTCAATGCTTTTTACCCTTACTCTATGAATGTCCTAGGACTCGGTTTTGTTCCCCACTCCCAACACGTCTCCTATCAACCCTTGCTCAATTGCCCCTCTCAAGAACTCGTAGTCCTCGGCAGTCAATTCCGCTTTGGCGAGCAAGTCGGGACGACGCTGCGCCGTACGCAGCAATGACTGTTGCCTCCTCCAGCGGGCTACTTCGGTATGATTCCCCGATAACAGCACTTCTGGCACTACCCAGCCGCGAAAGATGGCCGGACGAGTGTAGTGCGGATGCTCCAGCAAGCCGCTGACGTGCGAGTCCTTCAATGGTGCCTGTGGGTCGCCCAATGCCCCTGGCAAAAGGCGAGTAACTGCCTCAACAATCACCATCGCCGGGATCTCCCCACCGCTGAGCACGTAATCACCAATCGAGATTTCGTCTGTAGCCAGATGTTCCCGCACCCGTTCGTCCACGCCCTCATAGCGACCGCAGATGAGCACCAAACGCTCGCGCTGCGCCAGCTCATAGGCAATCGCCTGGTTAAACAGGCGGCCTGCCGGGCTAAGCAAAATGATTTGCGTGGGATCCTCCCTATCCCGCGTTGGCATCGCATCACCTAGGATTGCTTCAACAGCACGGAAAATAGGCTCTGCTTTCATCACCATGCCCCCGCCACCACCGTAGGGCTCATCATCGGTGACATGGTGCTTGTCCAGGGCATACTCTCGAATATTATGCAAAGCAATCGTCACCAAGCCAGATGTAATGGCTCTCTTGAGGATGCTCTCCTCAAAAACACCTGTGAAAAGCGCTGGAAATAAGGTCAGGATATCAAAACGCATGCTCACCTTCCGCGTTTGGACTTTACGAATTTTAACACTGAGACGGAAAAACGTCAACCACCGCTGGGCACAGCTCAAACCCTAAGCCCTCAGGGCCTATATGAGAGTGATAT
This region includes:
- a CDS encoding CBS domain-containing protein, with product MLIRERMTHNPITVREDTSLYDALKIMRDNKVRRLPVLNKDGKLVGIVSEKDLLYASPSPATSLSVWEINYLTSKITVRELMTKEVITICEDCPLEEAARIMVDNKIGGLPVMRGDQLVGIITETDLFKVFLELLGARAQGTRFTLLVPERKGMLAAMAQEVAKMGGNIVALGTFLGEDPSNRLITMKIQDVDKEKLWPEFEKLGIQLVDVRET
- the rplU gene encoding 50S ribosomal protein L21 — translated: MYAVVETGGKQYKVEVGQTVEVEKLPVAQGQSVTLERVLLLADGEKVQVGQPTVKGASVTATVLGHGLKRKAVIFRFRPKQRYRVKKGHRQSYTRLRIEAINI
- a CDS encoding Fe-S-containing hydro-lyase, with protein sequence MQIAAPLTDEVIAQLKAGERVAINGMVYVARDAAHKRLVEALQQEEPLPFDLRGQIVYYMGPSPARPGKPIGSAGPTTSGRMDSYTPALLAAGLKGMIGKGKRSMEVREALRRYKAVYFAVPGGIAALLASKVKKAALVAYEDLGPEAILRLELEQLPAIVANDAYGGDAYEEGKAKYRC
- a CDS encoding fumarate hydratase, encoding MREIDCGQIAETVASLCIEACYHLPQDVTQAVQKALKTERSPTGREFLRQILENAEIARRGEFPLCQDTGYTVVFLELGQDVHVVGGDLNQCIAEGVRRGYQQGYLRKSVVERPYSLRVNTKDNTPPIIHTKIVPGDRLRITVMPKGGGSENKSYLQMMAPAMGRQGIIDFVVRVVDESGADPCPPVIVGVGIGGTADYALLLAKEALLREVGKPSEDPEDAALEAEILQRVNCLGIGPQGLGGNITALAVHVNSHPCHIASLPVAVNLQCHAARRSEAVL
- the trmD gene encoding tRNA (guanosine(37)-N1)-methyltransferase TrmD — encoded protein: MRFDILTLFPALFTGVFEESILKRAITSGLVTIALHNIREYALDKHHVTDDEPYGGGGGMVMKAEPIFRAVEAILGDAMPTRDREDPTQIILLSPAGRLFNQAIAYELAQRERLVLICGRYEGVDERVREHLATDEISIGDYVLSGGEIPAMVIVEAVTRLLPGALGDPQAPLKDSHVSGLLEHPHYTRPAIFRGWVVPEVLLSGNHTEVARWRRQQSLLRTAQRRPDLLAKAELTAEDYEFLRGAIEQGLIGDVLGVGNKTES
- the rpmA gene encoding 50S ribosomal protein L27, which translates into the protein MAHKKSGGSNRNNRDSESKRLGVKRFDGELVRSGTIIVRQRGTRFYPGLNVDMGKDYTIFATVDGYVKFEDITRNKKRVSVYPERQ